A portion of the Enterobacter sp. SA187 genome contains these proteins:
- a CDS encoding aspartate/glutamate racemase family protein, which yields MTPFLLGVLGGMGPLATVDFMAKLLEATPAQRDQQQIPVLAWNVPQIADRQQALAGTGPSPLPQLLNGIKTLNAAGASHIAIPCNTAHHWFAALQAASAAPLVHIVEATLTQIRPEHATRVGVIATKGTLDAGWYQQGLRRLGITPVLPDTHELEKLFVPGCYAVKRGALREGGELLARQAQALVERGAQQLILACTEVPVALKAIDSPFLSHAVDPAQALAERCSALWQDYRHSCCE from the coding sequence ATGACACCCTTCCTGCTCGGCGTGCTGGGCGGCATGGGGCCGCTGGCGACGGTGGATTTTATGGCAAAGCTGCTGGAGGCCACGCCTGCGCAGCGCGATCAGCAGCAGATCCCGGTGCTGGCGTGGAACGTGCCGCAGATCGCCGACCGGCAACAGGCGCTGGCGGGCACAGGCCCGTCGCCCTTGCCACAGTTGCTCAACGGTATCAAAACGTTAAACGCCGCAGGGGCGAGCCACATCGCCATCCCCTGTAACACCGCCCATCACTGGTTTGCGGCGTTGCAGGCGGCAAGCGCCGCGCCGCTGGTGCATATCGTTGAGGCCACCCTCACGCAGATCCGCCCTGAGCACGCCACGCGCGTTGGGGTGATCGCCACCAAAGGCACGCTCGACGCAGGCTGGTATCAGCAGGGGCTGCGCCGTCTGGGCATCACGCCGGTGCTGCCCGACACTCATGAGCTGGAAAAGCTGTTTGTACCGGGCTGCTACGCGGTTAAACGCGGTGCGCTGCGTGAAGGCGGCGAGTTACTGGCGCGCCAGGCGCAGGCGCTGGTTGAACGCGGGGCGCAGCAATTAATCCTCGCCTGCACCGAAGTGCCGGTCGCCCTGAAGGCCATTGACTCCCCCTTTCTTTCCCACGCCGTCGATCCGGCGCAGGCGCTGGCGGAGCGCTGTTCCGCCCTCTGGCAGGATTATCGCCATTCCTGTTGTGAATAA
- a CDS encoding D-cysteine desulfhydrase, with protein MHLARFPRLSLGHFPTPLEPLDNLSKLLGGPKIWIKRDDATGLATGGNKTRKLEFLLADALQKNADVIITQGATQSNHVRQTIAGAAKLGLQAKVLLEKRVTDFGEDYQRSGNVLLDELLGGEIVAHLPGGTDMQQAMDDYAATLREQGFNPYVIPGGGSNPIGALGYVACAEELLYQSSQLRLRIDHVVHATGSTGTQAGLVAGFTATNSHVPVLGISVRAPKEKQEENVWNLASRTLALLGVAGELPRNRVVANSDYVGDGYGLPTDGMTEALRLLARHEGILLDPVYSGKGFAGLVDLIRNGHFRQDENVVFIHTGGSAGLFGYRQVLEK; from the coding sequence ATGCATCTGGCCCGTTTTCCGCGCCTCTCGTTAGGTCATTTCCCCACGCCGCTCGAACCTTTAGATAATCTGAGTAAATTACTGGGCGGACCGAAAATATGGATCAAGCGCGATGACGCCACCGGACTTGCCACCGGGGGAAATAAAACCCGCAAACTGGAATTTTTGCTCGCCGACGCGCTGCAAAAAAACGCCGATGTGATTATTACCCAGGGCGCAACCCAGTCGAATCACGTGCGTCAGACTATTGCCGGCGCGGCAAAATTAGGCTTACAGGCGAAAGTGCTGCTCGAAAAGCGCGTCACCGATTTCGGCGAAGATTACCAGCGATCCGGTAACGTTTTGCTTGATGAACTGCTCGGCGGCGAGATAGTCGCCCATCTGCCGGGCGGCACCGACATGCAGCAGGCGATGGACGACTATGCCGCCACGCTGCGCGAACAGGGCTTTAACCCTTATGTCATCCCCGGCGGCGGCTCTAACCCCATAGGCGCGCTGGGCTACGTGGCCTGTGCCGAAGAGCTGCTTTACCAGTCCTCCCAATTACGCTTACGCATCGATCACGTGGTGCACGCCACCGGCAGCACCGGCACCCAGGCGGGCCTTGTCGCCGGGTTTACTGCGACCAATAGCCATGTGCCCGTGCTCGGCATCAGCGTGCGCGCGCCGAAAGAGAAGCAGGAAGAGAACGTATGGAACCTGGCCTCCCGCACCCTTGCGCTGCTGGGTGTGGCGGGCGAGCTGCCGCGTAACCGGGTGGTTGCCAACAGCGATTACGTGGGCGACGGCTACGGTTTACCTACTGACGGCATGACAGAAGCGCTGCGCCTGCTGGCACGTCACGAAGGCATTCTGCTGGATCCGGTCTATTCCGGGAAAGGCTTTGCCGGGCTGGTGGATCTGATCCGCAACGGTCATTTCCGTCAGGACGAAAACGTGGTCTTTATCCACACCGGCGGTTCGGCGGGTCTGTTTGGTTATCGTCAGGTGCTGGAAAAATGA
- a CDS encoding taurine ABC transporter substrate-binding protein, with protein sequence MKKSLCLLLAAGSLWSQISFAATPEEVRIAYSGGSQVLMLAKADGSLDKALNSKVKWVQFASGADALTYFASNAIDIANFGSSPATAGIVRKLPVEIIGVSGVIASYERLIGKEGITRINDIEGKRVGYPPNSTAQYALEAAISVNKLDRSKITLLPLRPAEMVAAWKRGDIDAGYVWAPFAQELESAGGHQVFATKDLQQAGYLIYNNYVVRKAFAEQYPEVVSAFLRVHQEKVNEFKKDPERAAAIVAKEVGAPVTTAANTLGGLEYPTLSEQGTAAWLGDGTHSTDSGIGKALTKTSNFLAGIGEIRKRDIPANWDAAINSRYLRDAAVNAK encoded by the coding sequence ATGAAAAAAAGTCTCTGCTTATTACTGGCAGCGGGTAGCTTATGGTCGCAGATTTCTTTTGCCGCCACGCCGGAAGAAGTCCGTATTGCTTATAGCGGCGGTTCGCAGGTATTAATGCTGGCAAAAGCCGATGGTTCGCTTGATAAAGCGTTAAACAGCAAAGTGAAATGGGTGCAATTTGCTTCCGGAGCCGATGCATTAACCTATTTCGCCAGTAATGCTATTGATATTGCCAATTTTGGCTCCAGCCCGGCGACGGCGGGTATTGTGCGTAAATTACCGGTGGAAATAATCGGCGTGTCCGGCGTGATCGCCAGCTACGAACGCTTAATCGGCAAAGAGGGCATCACCCGCATTAATGATATTGAAGGCAAACGTGTGGGCTATCCGCCAAACTCCACCGCGCAATATGCGCTGGAGGCGGCGATCAGCGTCAACAAACTCGACCGCAGTAAAATTACCCTGTTGCCATTGCGTCCGGCGGAAATGGTTGCCGCATGGAAGCGGGGCGATATTGACGCGGGCTACGTCTGGGCGCCCTTCGCCCAGGAGCTGGAGTCAGCTGGCGGGCACCAGGTGTTCGCCACCAAAGATCTGCAACAGGCGGGCTACCTGATCTACAACAACTATGTGGTGCGTAAAGCCTTTGCCGAACAGTACCCGGAGGTGGTCAGCGCCTTCCTGCGCGTGCATCAGGAAAAGGTCAATGAGTTCAAAAAAGATCCTGAACGTGCCGCCGCCATCGTGGCGAAAGAAGTGGGCGCGCCTGTGACCACCGCCGCCAATACGCTGGGCGGTCTGGAATACCCGACGCTGAGCGAACAGGGCACCGCCGCCTGGCTGGGCGACGGTACGCACAGCACCGACAGCGGCATCGGCAAAGCGCTGACCAAAACCTCAAACTTCCTCGCCGGAATTGGCGAGATCCGCAAGCGTGACATCCCCGCGAACTGGGACGCGGCCATCAACTCCCGTTACCTTCGCGATGCGGCGGTGAACGCAAAATGA